From Coffea arabica cultivar ET-39 chromosome 2e, Coffea Arabica ET-39 HiFi, whole genome shotgun sequence, the proteins below share one genomic window:
- the LOC113731591 gene encoding uncharacterized protein: METYPYPPSYPDSGDSSPRSREIDFENPAPWEDSQNPQQSVASKVKFMCSYGGKIHPRAHDNLLSYVGGETKILAVDRNITFASLIAKLSSLSDCASVSFKYQLPGEDLDALISVTNDDDLEHMMHEYDRLYRASPKPARLRLFLFPASTAPPSQSPTAVGARSFGSDDQVIKSEKERFVEALNSGPIQTPPPSAVTASPPQTANVDFLFGLEKGMVPPPLQQQQQHQHQHQHQHLQSPPLPAGVKLRDPVAEQALHEHEIPGPALDDRVIGSDSIQKHIQDLQRLRIEEQQGLYRRKSDDNLAGGYPVGGGGEYYVQKVPEKVAPVSLPGTMAIPTAGYWPPEKQVAGGVFPASTFGTDQQVYMIPAPAGAYHPQMVRPVTGPTGQGYYTVQRVPEMYREQQQQQQQPYNVAPQMGAPVQSVAAPPPSLAPQGPPTKITGGGGGGGGGGAYTDGYGMVRPATSGGVGVTETGYGQVAYDSGLGRQVYYPAQGGVNVMGGPSPQAQQYHHAMAASTAAATMGDVRALNQEAGKVVPKATQASL; this comes from the coding sequence ATGGAGACCTACCCTTACCCGCCGTCTTATCCTGATTCCGGCGATTCCTCTCCCCGGTCCCGCGAAATTGACTTCGAAAACCCAGCCCCCTGGGAGGACTCCCAGAACCCCCAACAATCCGTCGCCTCTAAAGTCAAATTCATGTGTAGCTATGGCGGCAAAATCCACCCCCGCGCCCATGACAATCTGCTGTCTTATGTAGGCGGCGAGACTAAAATCCTAGCCGTCGATCGTAATATTACGTTTGCATCTCTGATCGCGAAGCTATCGTCGCTGTCTGATTGCGCCAGCGTTTCGTTCAAGTATCAGCTTCCCGGGGAAGATCTTGATGCGTTGATCTCCGTGACAAATGATGACGACCTTGAACACATGATGCATGAGTATGATCGGCTTTACAGGGCGTCTCCGAAGCCCGCGAGGTTGAGGTTGTTTCTGTTTCCGGCGAGTACTGCGCCTCCGTCGCAGTCGCCGACGGCCGTTGGGGCGAGGAGTTTTGGGTCTGATGATCAGGTGATTAAGTCTGAGAAAGAGAGGTTTGTGGAGGCTTTGAACTCTGGGCCTATTCAGACTCCTCCGCCGTCCGCCGTGACTGCGTCTCCGCCTCAGACCGCGAATGTGGATTTCTTATTCGGGTTGGAGAAAGGAATGGTTCCACCGCCtctgcagcagcagcagcagcatcaACATCAGCATCAGCATCAGCATCTGCAATCTCCTCCGCTTCCGGCTGGGGTGAAATTAAGAGATCCGGTTGCTGAACAGGCTTTGCATGAGCATGAAATTCCGGGTCCGGCTTTGGATGACAGAGTGATCGGGTCGGATTCGATCCAGAAACACATTCAGGATCTTCAGAGATTGAGGATTGAAGAGCAGCAGGGGTTGTACCGCAGGAAGAGCGACGATAATCTCGCAGGAGGATATCCCGTGGGAGGCGGGGGTGAGTATTACGTTCAGAAGGTGCCGGAGAAGGTTGCTCCGGTATCCTTGCCCGGAACCATGGCCATACCGACGGCAGGATACTGGCCGCCTGAGAAGCAAGTGGCAGGTGGGGTTTTCCCGGCGAGTACTTTCGGCACAGATCAGCAAGTATACATGATCCCAGCTCCGGCGGGAGCGTACCACCCGCAGATGGTAAGACCGGTGACTGGGCCCACGGGGCAAGGGTACTACACCGTTCAGAGGGTGCCAGAGATGTACCgggagcagcagcagcagcaacagcaGCCGTACAATGTTGCACCGCAAATGGGGGCTCCGGTACAGTCCGTTGCGGCGCCGCCGCCTAGCCTTGCCCCTCAAGGACCGCCCACCAAAATaacaggaggaggaggaggaggaggaggagggggggCTTACACAGACGGATATGGGATGGTGAGACCGGCGACGTCAGGCGGAGTTGGGGTGACGGAGACGGGGTACGGACAGGTGGCGTACGATAGTGGACTTGGGAGACAGGTGTACTATCCAGCGCAGGGAGGCGTAAATGTAATGGGGGGCCCATCACCACAAGCACAACAATATCATCATGCCATGGCTGCTTCCACTGCTGCTGCTACCATGGGTGACGTCAGAGCGCTAAATCAGGAAGCGGGTAAGGTTGTTCCGAAGGCTACGCAAGCTTCCTTGTGA
- the LOC113731595 gene encoding transcription factor GTE7: MASAVLASGNESSWAQSGGGFMGKLPYLNPNPKKKQKQFHPQAVNGGARQNHDNSPAVTQTASDDAYSFNQIPTTEINRNGFNHGRYMTYNVTSYTKSELSELRKRLLSELEQIRNLRDRIESGHFSGCNSAHNPKSHGKSKKLPGNKRPIPVGSNKDPKRFPNCIDRAPVGNAGNSVDNEGLMKECRQILTKLMKHKNGWIFNAPVDAVNLGLHDYHQIVKRPMDLGSVKSNMAKYPSPAEFAADVRLTFNNSLLYNPKTDQVHGWAEFLLARFEELFRPIEEKIGNRRGFSGGGGSGFGGLVEELQGSSWNHIPTPERAKKPKSSPVVKKQERMQAHSSASTPSNPPPPLNPPKSQSPVPTPSPVRAPPAMPSQTAVRAAMTKQPKPRAKDPNKREMSMEEKHKLGIGLQSLPQEKMPQLVQIIRKRNEHLAQEGDEIELDIEALDTETLWELDRFVTNWKKMVSKTKRQALMMNNNNAAAVPSTSNAEVDGGAVSERNDSIKKPRKGEAGDEDVDIDDDMPATSFPPVEIEKDDGVGQDHGHASSSSSSSSSSSSDSSSSSDSDSGSSSGSDSDADDAQS, encoded by the exons ATGGCCTCCGCCGTCTTAGCCAGCGGCAATGAATCGAGCTGGGCGCAATCTGGTGGCGGATTCATGGGGAAATTACCTTACTTGAACCCTAACCCTAAGAAGAAGCAGAAGCAATTTCACCCTCAAGCAGTCAACGGCGGCGCCCGTCAGAACCACGACAATTCGCCGGCCGTTACTCAGACGGCGTCCGACGATGCCTACTCTTTCAATCAAATTCCAACAACTGAAATCAACCGAAACGGATTCAACCATGGCCGGTATATGACGTACAACGTCACGTCCTATACCAAAAGCGAGCTGTCGGAGCTGCGGAAACGCCTGCTTTCTGAGCTGGAGCAGATCCGAAACTTGCGAGATCGAATAGAGTCCGGTCATTTCAGCGGCTGCAACAGCGCTCACAATCCCAAATCTCACGGAAAATCCAAGAAACTGCCTGGCAATAAAAGGCCAATTCCTGTAGGATCCAATAAAGATCCGAAAAGATTTCCCAACTGCATAGATAGGGCACCCGTCGGGAATGCTGGCAATAGCGTGGATAATGAGGGTTTGATGAAGGAATGTAGGCAGATTTTGACGAAGCTGATGAAACATAAGAACGGCTGGATATTTAATGCACCTGTTGATGCAGTCAATTTAGGGCTTCACGATTATCATCAAATTGTGAAAAGGCCCATGGATTTGGGGTCTGTGAAATCAAATATGGCCAAATATCCTTCCCCTGCTGAATTTGCAGCGGACGTGCGGTTGACTTTCAATAATTCTCTGTTGTATAACCCTAAAACGGATCAAGTCCATGGCTGGGCTGAGTTTCTTCTGGCCAGATTTGAGGAATTGTTCAGGCCGATCGAGGAGAAAATTGGTAATCGTAGGGGGTTTTCTGGTGGTGGCGGCAGTGGTTTTGGTGGTTTGGTAGAAGAATTGCAGGGAAGTTCTTGGAATCACATTCCAACACCAGAAAGGGCAAAAAAACCAAAATCTAGCCCTGTTGTAAAGAAGCAGGAGAGAATGCAGGCTCATTCTAGTGCTTCGACCCCTTCCAATCCCCCACCTCCCTTGAATCCTCCAAAATCACAATCCCCAGTACCAACCCCTTCTCCAGTGAGGGCTCCTCCTGCGATGCCATCACAGACAGCTGTAAGAGCGGCAATGACGAAGCAGCCGAAGCCAAGGGCTAAGGATCCGAATAAGAGAGAGATGAGTATGGAGGAGAAGCATAAGCTTGGAATTGGGCTGCAGAGTTTACCTCAGGAGAAAATGCCACAATTGGTGCAGATTATACGGAAGAGAAATGAGCATTTGGCGCAAGAGGGTGATGAAATTGAGCTCGACATTGAAGCCCTCGACACAGAGACTCTTTGGGAGCTAGATAGATTTGTCACCAATTGGAAGAAGATGGTTAGCAAAACTAAGAGGCAGGCATTGATGATGAATAACAACAATGCAGCAGCTGTACCAAGTACCTCCAATGCGGAAGTTGATGGG GGTGCGGTTAGTGAAAGGAATGATTCAATAAAGAAACCCAGGAAAGGTGAAGCTGGTGATGAGGATGTGGACATCGATGATGACATGCCTGCAACGAGCTTTCCCCCAGTGGAAATTGAGAAAGATGACGGTGTTGGTCAAGATCATGGCCATGCCAGTAGTAGTTCTAGCAGTTCCAGCAGCTCAAGCAGtgattcttcctcttccagtg ATTCGGATTCAGGTAGTTCCTCTGGGAGTGACTCGGATGCTGATGATGCACAATCTTGA
- the LOC113731594 gene encoding uncharacterized protein isoform X1: MGNKKRVSSSLDEVDKVHKQIDISIESSGGSEPFKKRLKKEKKNKEAKGENDFDVPSTSPSSKPTSANPMERRKQRKALDKVRHHVEVEAVKTNQVGLDLKENPSKTDEEVSSPGTSGGTNVLPEFHIGVFKHLASADASVRQAAAETMVMELQAVQKAYDKLENKEGVEGGLKLEADKDDGLNSCAPSVGYAVRRLIRGVSSSRECARQGFALGLTVLIGEVPNIRLDSLLKLIVDLLEVSSSMKGQEARDCLLGRLFAYGALARSGRITEDFSNKNTPYIKEFTSSLTSLAAKKRYLQEPAVLVMLELVEKLPVKALLDQVLEAPGLQEWFEGATETGNPDALLLALKMREKVGFDHGVFVKILPSEYSTSKLFSADYLSSVANCLKESTFCQPRIHSVWPVLVNILLPDIVSQDMDSASTLNSAKKHKKGRKGSSAEDDIEKNLRCFCEVIIEGSLLTSSHDRKHLAFDILLLLFPKLPSSCVQAVLSYKLIQCLVDILSTKDSWLYKVAQFFLKELSRLVKNDDGKRVEVIVALQKHSNGKFDCITQTKTVKVLMSDFKSESGCLLFVQELVNMFLDEGHASDEPSDQSQTTDDNSEIGSIEDKDSVGLTGTSDFLKSWIVDSLPYVLKHLELDPEARFRVQKEIMKFLAVQGLFCSSLGTEVTSFELQEKFRWPKSAISSALSRMCIEQVELLLANAQKGEGPHAAVGGLESNDLGSYFMRFLSTLCNIPSVSLFRVLNDDDEKTFKKLQAMEAQLSREERNCGLSMDANKLHALRYLLIQLLLQILLRPGEVHEAANELIICCKRAFGTSDLLDSSGEDELNGDGTPDIMDVLVDTMLSLLPQSSAPLRSAIEQVFKYFCNDVTEDGLMRMLRVIKKDLKPARHHDTGIEDEDDDEDDLLDIEEAEESDEAETGETADSDEQTDDSEAVCQVEAAGNELPENSDDSDGGMDDDAMFRMDTYLARIFKERKNQAGGETAQSQLVLFKLRVLSLLEIYLHENPGKPQVLKVLSNLAQAYVNPHTTEGSEQLGQRIWGILQKKIFKAKEYPRGEAVQLSVLESLLEKNLKLAAKPFKKKKSGSSTSSKKHTASWNRHKMVTALAQNSTFWILKVMDARNFCVSELQRVFDIFKGMLASYFDSKKSQIKSEFLKEIFRRRPWIGHNLFSFLLEKCGTAKSQFRRVEALDLIAEVLKSLTTNADDSSQHSLVKIMKSNLQQLCNLIKVLVTNMPEKQSRRADVRKFCSKVFQTLTNLNLTTSSLKALESDARAACESQLGDVFLAFVKR, encoded by the exons ATGGGGAATAAGAAAAGAGTTTCCAGTTCTTTAGATGAGGTAGACAAGGTACACAAACAAATAGACATAAGTATTGAAAGTAGTGGTGGCTCAGAACCCTTCAAGAAGAGattgaaaaaggagaaaaagaataaagaagCTAAAGGTGAGAATGATTTTGATGTCCCCTCAACCTCACCTTCTAGTAAGCCCACTTCTGCAAATCCGATGGAGAGAAGAAAGCAAAGGAAAGCACTCGACAAAGTTAGGCATCATGTGGAGGTGGAAGCTGTTAAGACAAACCAAGTGGGCTTAGATTTGAAAGAAAACCCGAGCAAAACAGATGAGGAAGTATCCTCACCTGGTACTAGTGGCGGTACTAATGTTTTGCCTGAGTTCCATATTGGGGTGTTTAAGCACCTGGCATCTGCTGATGCTAGTGTTAGACAAGCAGCAGCAGAGACAATGGTAATGGAGCTGCAGGCTGTTCAAAAAGCATATGACAAGCTTGAGAACAAGGAGGGCGTAGAGGGTGGACTAAAGTTGGAAGCTGATAAAGATGATGGATTGAATAGTTGTGCCCCCTCAGTGGGATATGCTGTCCGGAGGCTTATTCGTGGTGTTTCATCATCTAGAGAG TGTGCAAGACAAGGATTTGCTTTAGGTTTGACTGTTCTCATTGGTGAGGTTCCTAATATTAGACTTGATTCACTATTGAAGCTAATTGTTGATTTGTTGGAGGTCTCTTCTTCAATGAAGGGTCAG GAAGCAAGGGACTGCCTCTTGGGTCGGTTGTTTGCTTATGGAGCCCTTGCACGATCAGGAAGAATAACTGAGGACTTTTCGAACAAGAATACTCCATACATCAAAGAATTTACAAGTTCTCTCACCTCTCTTGCAGCCAAGAAGCGGTACTTGCAGGAACCTGCAGTCTTAGTTATGCTGGAATTGGTTGAAAAG TTACCTGTCAAGGCCTTGTTGGATCAAGTTCTTGAAGCTCCAGGACTTCAGGAATGGTTTGAAGGTGCAACTGAAACTGGGAATCCAGATGCCTTGCTTCTGGCACTTAAAATGCGTGAAAAGGTTGGCTTTGATCATGGagtatttgtcaaaattttgccTTCTGAATACAGCACCAGCAAGCTTTTCTCTGCTGACTATCTCTCGTCAGTTGCAAATTGCTTAAAG GAGTCAACATTTTGCCAGCCTCGCATTCATAGTGTCTGGCCTGTTTTGGTAAATATTCTCTTACCTGATATTGTTTCACAAGATATGGATTCTGCATCAACCCTTAACTCAGCTAAGAAGCACAAAAAAGGTCGTAAGGGCAGCTCAGCTGAAGACGATATTGAGAAGAATCTTCGGTGCTTTTGTGAAGTAATTATTGAAGGGTCACTGTTAACATCGTCTCATGACCGAAAACACTTGGCTTTTGATATTCTACTACTGCTTTTTCCAAAGCTTCCCTCTTCTTGTGTCCAAGCTGTGTTATCTTACAAACTTATTCAGTGCCTTGTGGATATTCTATCTACAAAAGATTCCTGGCTTTACAAAGTtgctcaattttttttgaaagaattgTCGCGGTTGGTCAAGAATGATGATGGCAAAAGAGTTGAAGTAATTGTGGCCCTACAGAAGCATAGCAATGGGAAATTCGATTGCATTACGCAGACAAAGACAGTTAAAGTTTTGATGTCAGACTTTAAGTCTGAATCAGGTTGCTTATTGTTTGTTCAGGAATTAGTTAACATGTTTCTGGATGAAGGACATGCTTCAGACGAACCGTCTGATCAGAGTCAAACAACAGATGACAACTCAGAGATAGGTTCAATTGAAGATAAGGATTCTGTTGGTTTAACAGGAACTTCGGACTTCTTGAAAAGTTGGATTGTAGATTCTCTCCCGTATGTTTTGAAGCATTTAGAGCTGGATCCAGAAGCACGGTTCCGGGTGCAAAAGGAAATTATGAAGTTTCTGGCTGTTCAAGGGCTTTTCTGTTCATCTCTTGGTACTGAAGTGACTTCTTTTGAGCTACAAGAAAAGTTTAGATGGCCTAAATCTGCAATTTCAAGTGCTCTTTCAAGGATGTGCATTGAGCAGGTTGAGTTGCTGCTTGCGAATGCTCAAAAAGGAGAGGGACCTCATGCAGCTGTAGGAGGCCTTGAGTCAAACGATCTTGGCTCTTATTTTATGCGGTTCCTCAGTACTTTGTGCAACATCCCTTCAGTTTCGTTGTTTAGGGTTCtcaatgatgatgatgaaaaaACATTTAAGAAACTGCAGGCTATGGAAGCTCAGTTGTCAAGAGAG GAGAGGAACTGTGGGCTAAGCATGGACGCCAACAAATTACATGCTTTGAGGTACTTACTCATACAGTTGTTGCTTCAGATTCTACTTCGACCTGGGGAAGTCCATGAGGCTGCAAATGAACTAATCATATGCTGTAAGAGGGCTTTTGGCACTTCTGATCTTCTTGACTCCTCTGGTGAAGATGAACTAAATGGGGATGGTACACCTGATATAATGGATGTACTTGTGGATACAATGCTTTCACTGCTGCCACAGTCGTCAGCTCCTTTGCGCTCTGCTATTGAGCAG GTTTTCAAATATTTCTGCAATGATGTCACAGAAGATGGACTGATGCGGATGTTACGGGTGATAAAGAAAGATCTGAAACCAGCTAGACATCATGACACTGGcattgaagatgaagatgatgatgaggatgatCTTCTTGATATTGAAGAAGCCGAGGAATCAGATGAAGCTGAGACAGGTGAAACAGCTGACAGCGATGAGCAGACAGATGATTCTGAGGCAGTGTGCCAAGTTGAGGCAGCAGGCAACGAACTTCCTGAGAATTCTGATGATTCGGATGGCGGGATGGATGATGATGCAATGTTCAGAATGGATACTTATCTGGCACGTATTTTTAAGGAACGAAAAAACCAAGCTGGAGGTGAAACAGCTCAGTCCCAGCTTGTACTATTTAAACTCCGTGTTCTCTCTTTGCTGGAGATTTACCTACATGAGAATCCAG GTAAGCCACAGGTGTTAAAAGTGTTATCAAACCTGGCTCAGGCATATGTAAATCCTCATACTACAGAGGGTAGTGAGCAGCTTGGTCAGCGTATCTGGGgaattttgcaaaagaaaatatttaaaGCCAAGGAGTATCCAAGGGGAGAGGCCGTGCAGCTCTCTGTACTTGAATCTCTTTTAGAGAAAAACTTGAAGTTAGCAGCaaaaccatttaagaaaaagaaatcagGTTCCAGTACATCGAGTAAGAAACACACAGCCTCATGGAATCGACACAAGATGGTTACTGCACTTGctcaaaattcaacattttGGATCCTTAAAGTTATggatgcaagaaatttctgtgtGTCAGAATTGCAAAGGGTTTTTGACATTTTCAAGGGTATGTTGGCATCTTATTTTGATAGCAAAAAATCCCAAATTAAATCTGAATTTCTGAAAGAGATATTTAGAAGAAGACCATGGATTGGGCATAATCTGTTTAGCTTTCTGCTGGAGAAATGTGGTACCGCAAAGTCACAGTTTCGGCGAGTTGAAGCTCTTGATCTGATAGCCGAGGTACTGAAATCCCTTACTACTAACGCTGATGACAGTAGCCAGCATTCACTGGTGAAGATTATGAAGAGCAATCTTCAGCAGTTATGTAACCTGATTAAGGTGTTGGTGACAAATATGCCAGAGAAGCAGTCAAGAAGGGCTGATGTGCGGAAGTTCTGTAGCAAGGTCTTCCAGACTTTAACTAACCTAAACTTGACCACGTCATCTCTTAAAGCATTGGAATCTGATGCCCGTGCTGCTTGTGAATCTCAACTTGGTGATGTATTTCTTGCTTTTGTGAAGCGGTGA
- the LOC113731594 gene encoding uncharacterized protein isoform X2, whose protein sequence is MGNKKRVSSSLDEVDKVHKQIDISIESSGGSEPFKKRLKKEKKNKEAKGENDFDVPSTSPSSKPTSANPMERRKQRKALDKVRHHVEVEAVKTNQVGLDLKENPSKTDEEVSSPGTSGGTNVLPEFHIGVFKHLASADASVRQAAAETMVMELQAVQKAYDKLENKEGVEGGLKLEADKDDGLNSCAPSVGYAVRRLIRGVSSSRECARQGFALGLTVLIGEVPNIRLDSLLKLIVDLLEVSSSMKGQEARDCLLGRLFAYGALARSGRITEDFSNKNTPYIKEFTSSLTSLAAKKRYLQEPAVLVMLELVEKLPVKALLDQVLEAPGLQEWFEGATETGNPDALLLALKMREKESTFCQPRIHSVWPVLVNILLPDIVSQDMDSASTLNSAKKHKKGRKGSSAEDDIEKNLRCFCEVIIEGSLLTSSHDRKHLAFDILLLLFPKLPSSCVQAVLSYKLIQCLVDILSTKDSWLYKVAQFFLKELSRLVKNDDGKRVEVIVALQKHSNGKFDCITQTKTVKVLMSDFKSESGCLLFVQELVNMFLDEGHASDEPSDQSQTTDDNSEIGSIEDKDSVGLTGTSDFLKSWIVDSLPYVLKHLELDPEARFRVQKEIMKFLAVQGLFCSSLGTEVTSFELQEKFRWPKSAISSALSRMCIEQVELLLANAQKGEGPHAAVGGLESNDLGSYFMRFLSTLCNIPSVSLFRVLNDDDEKTFKKLQAMEAQLSREERNCGLSMDANKLHALRYLLIQLLLQILLRPGEVHEAANELIICCKRAFGTSDLLDSSGEDELNGDGTPDIMDVLVDTMLSLLPQSSAPLRSAIEQVFKYFCNDVTEDGLMRMLRVIKKDLKPARHHDTGIEDEDDDEDDLLDIEEAEESDEAETGETADSDEQTDDSEAVCQVEAAGNELPENSDDSDGGMDDDAMFRMDTYLARIFKERKNQAGGETAQSQLVLFKLRVLSLLEIYLHENPGKPQVLKVLSNLAQAYVNPHTTEGSEQLGQRIWGILQKKIFKAKEYPRGEAVQLSVLESLLEKNLKLAAKPFKKKKSGSSTSSKKHTASWNRHKMVTALAQNSTFWILKVMDARNFCVSELQRVFDIFKGMLASYFDSKKSQIKSEFLKEIFRRRPWIGHNLFSFLLEKCGTAKSQFRRVEALDLIAEVLKSLTTNADDSSQHSLVKIMKSNLQQLCNLIKVLVTNMPEKQSRRADVRKFCSKVFQTLTNLNLTTSSLKALESDARAACESQLGDVFLAFVKR, encoded by the exons ATGGGGAATAAGAAAAGAGTTTCCAGTTCTTTAGATGAGGTAGACAAGGTACACAAACAAATAGACATAAGTATTGAAAGTAGTGGTGGCTCAGAACCCTTCAAGAAGAGattgaaaaaggagaaaaagaataaagaagCTAAAGGTGAGAATGATTTTGATGTCCCCTCAACCTCACCTTCTAGTAAGCCCACTTCTGCAAATCCGATGGAGAGAAGAAAGCAAAGGAAAGCACTCGACAAAGTTAGGCATCATGTGGAGGTGGAAGCTGTTAAGACAAACCAAGTGGGCTTAGATTTGAAAGAAAACCCGAGCAAAACAGATGAGGAAGTATCCTCACCTGGTACTAGTGGCGGTACTAATGTTTTGCCTGAGTTCCATATTGGGGTGTTTAAGCACCTGGCATCTGCTGATGCTAGTGTTAGACAAGCAGCAGCAGAGACAATGGTAATGGAGCTGCAGGCTGTTCAAAAAGCATATGACAAGCTTGAGAACAAGGAGGGCGTAGAGGGTGGACTAAAGTTGGAAGCTGATAAAGATGATGGATTGAATAGTTGTGCCCCCTCAGTGGGATATGCTGTCCGGAGGCTTATTCGTGGTGTTTCATCATCTAGAGAG TGTGCAAGACAAGGATTTGCTTTAGGTTTGACTGTTCTCATTGGTGAGGTTCCTAATATTAGACTTGATTCACTATTGAAGCTAATTGTTGATTTGTTGGAGGTCTCTTCTTCAATGAAGGGTCAG GAAGCAAGGGACTGCCTCTTGGGTCGGTTGTTTGCTTATGGAGCCCTTGCACGATCAGGAAGAATAACTGAGGACTTTTCGAACAAGAATACTCCATACATCAAAGAATTTACAAGTTCTCTCACCTCTCTTGCAGCCAAGAAGCGGTACTTGCAGGAACCTGCAGTCTTAGTTATGCTGGAATTGGTTGAAAAG TTACCTGTCAAGGCCTTGTTGGATCAAGTTCTTGAAGCTCCAGGACTTCAGGAATGGTTTGAAGGTGCAACTGAAACTGGGAATCCAGATGCCTTGCTTCTGGCACTTAAAATGCGTGAAAAG GAGTCAACATTTTGCCAGCCTCGCATTCATAGTGTCTGGCCTGTTTTGGTAAATATTCTCTTACCTGATATTGTTTCACAAGATATGGATTCTGCATCAACCCTTAACTCAGCTAAGAAGCACAAAAAAGGTCGTAAGGGCAGCTCAGCTGAAGACGATATTGAGAAGAATCTTCGGTGCTTTTGTGAAGTAATTATTGAAGGGTCACTGTTAACATCGTCTCATGACCGAAAACACTTGGCTTTTGATATTCTACTACTGCTTTTTCCAAAGCTTCCCTCTTCTTGTGTCCAAGCTGTGTTATCTTACAAACTTATTCAGTGCCTTGTGGATATTCTATCTACAAAAGATTCCTGGCTTTACAAAGTtgctcaattttttttgaaagaattgTCGCGGTTGGTCAAGAATGATGATGGCAAAAGAGTTGAAGTAATTGTGGCCCTACAGAAGCATAGCAATGGGAAATTCGATTGCATTACGCAGACAAAGACAGTTAAAGTTTTGATGTCAGACTTTAAGTCTGAATCAGGTTGCTTATTGTTTGTTCAGGAATTAGTTAACATGTTTCTGGATGAAGGACATGCTTCAGACGAACCGTCTGATCAGAGTCAAACAACAGATGACAACTCAGAGATAGGTTCAATTGAAGATAAGGATTCTGTTGGTTTAACAGGAACTTCGGACTTCTTGAAAAGTTGGATTGTAGATTCTCTCCCGTATGTTTTGAAGCATTTAGAGCTGGATCCAGAAGCACGGTTCCGGGTGCAAAAGGAAATTATGAAGTTTCTGGCTGTTCAAGGGCTTTTCTGTTCATCTCTTGGTACTGAAGTGACTTCTTTTGAGCTACAAGAAAAGTTTAGATGGCCTAAATCTGCAATTTCAAGTGCTCTTTCAAGGATGTGCATTGAGCAGGTTGAGTTGCTGCTTGCGAATGCTCAAAAAGGAGAGGGACCTCATGCAGCTGTAGGAGGCCTTGAGTCAAACGATCTTGGCTCTTATTTTATGCGGTTCCTCAGTACTTTGTGCAACATCCCTTCAGTTTCGTTGTTTAGGGTTCtcaatgatgatgatgaaaaaACATTTAAGAAACTGCAGGCTATGGAAGCTCAGTTGTCAAGAGAG GAGAGGAACTGTGGGCTAAGCATGGACGCCAACAAATTACATGCTTTGAGGTACTTACTCATACAGTTGTTGCTTCAGATTCTACTTCGACCTGGGGAAGTCCATGAGGCTGCAAATGAACTAATCATATGCTGTAAGAGGGCTTTTGGCACTTCTGATCTTCTTGACTCCTCTGGTGAAGATGAACTAAATGGGGATGGTACACCTGATATAATGGATGTACTTGTGGATACAATGCTTTCACTGCTGCCACAGTCGTCAGCTCCTTTGCGCTCTGCTATTGAGCAG GTTTTCAAATATTTCTGCAATGATGTCACAGAAGATGGACTGATGCGGATGTTACGGGTGATAAAGAAAGATCTGAAACCAGCTAGACATCATGACACTGGcattgaagatgaagatgatgatgaggatgatCTTCTTGATATTGAAGAAGCCGAGGAATCAGATGAAGCTGAGACAGGTGAAACAGCTGACAGCGATGAGCAGACAGATGATTCTGAGGCAGTGTGCCAAGTTGAGGCAGCAGGCAACGAACTTCCTGAGAATTCTGATGATTCGGATGGCGGGATGGATGATGATGCAATGTTCAGAATGGATACTTATCTGGCACGTATTTTTAAGGAACGAAAAAACCAAGCTGGAGGTGAAACAGCTCAGTCCCAGCTTGTACTATTTAAACTCCGTGTTCTCTCTTTGCTGGAGATTTACCTACATGAGAATCCAG GTAAGCCACAGGTGTTAAAAGTGTTATCAAACCTGGCTCAGGCATATGTAAATCCTCATACTACAGAGGGTAGTGAGCAGCTTGGTCAGCGTATCTGGGgaattttgcaaaagaaaatatttaaaGCCAAGGAGTATCCAAGGGGAGAGGCCGTGCAGCTCTCTGTACTTGAATCTCTTTTAGAGAAAAACTTGAAGTTAGCAGCaaaaccatttaagaaaaagaaatcagGTTCCAGTACATCGAGTAAGAAACACACAGCCTCATGGAATCGACACAAGATGGTTACTGCACTTGctcaaaattcaacattttGGATCCTTAAAGTTATggatgcaagaaatttctgtgtGTCAGAATTGCAAAGGGTTTTTGACATTTTCAAGGGTATGTTGGCATCTTATTTTGATAGCAAAAAATCCCAAATTAAATCTGAATTTCTGAAAGAGATATTTAGAAGAAGACCATGGATTGGGCATAATCTGTTTAGCTTTCTGCTGGAGAAATGTGGTACCGCAAAGTCACAGTTTCGGCGAGTTGAAGCTCTTGATCTGATAGCCGAGGTACTGAAATCCCTTACTACTAACGCTGATGACAGTAGCCAGCATTCACTGGTGAAGATTATGAAGAGCAATCTTCAGCAGTTATGTAACCTGATTAAGGTGTTGGTGACAAATATGCCAGAGAAGCAGTCAAGAAGGGCTGATGTGCGGAAGTTCTGTAGCAAGGTCTTCCAGACTTTAACTAACCTAAACTTGACCACGTCATCTCTTAAAGCATTGGAATCTGATGCCCGTGCTGCTTGTGAATCTCAACTTGGTGATGTATTTCTTGCTTTTGTGAAGCGGTGA